A single Actinomadura algeriensis DNA region contains:
- a CDS encoding helix-turn-helix domain-containing protein encodes MTRTLSRGTRVTGAERTQLAKELAPRYAAGESIRDLAAETGRSYGFIYNVLKEAGVPLRGRGGNTRRKKA; translated from the coding sequence GTGACCCGAACGCTGTCGAGGGGCACCCGAGTCACCGGTGCCGAACGCACGCAGCTGGCCAAGGAGCTCGCTCCGCGGTACGCGGCCGGCGAGAGCATCCGGGACCTGGCGGCCGAGACGGGCCGGTCGTACGGGTTCATCTACAACGTCCTGAAGGAGGCGGGGGTCCCGCTGCGCGGCCGCGGCGGGAACACCCGGCGCAAGAAGGCCTGA
- a CDS encoding DUF2786 domain-containing protein, with protein sequence MREAWRSPRKDGTAEAAAELTAAALAALSHGDHDAFRERTSALAAHADVHGWAQSVDRCLAGRLHRAVTTAWERGWQPADVVRYTARSRSARHARLATDAVAAEMRGYSAATVDERWHEQLADLDARVWWGDDPDYADAWCAREDAGRRTFVACTAELVHLLESLPRLARIGPPPGSARREVPRHQARDVDQRMLGRVRALLAKAESTEFPEEAEALSARAQELIARHSIDSALLDAESGDVAGPAGCRVPVDNPYDAPKAVLLTVVADANHCRAVWHRELGFSTVLGFPADLAAVEILFTSLLVQATSAMVHAGPRRDARGRSRTRSFRHAFLNAYAARIGERLQDAAGGVAERAAAEREAAGAGGKDPLPVLAARDGAVDRVVETMFPNLAKGRAGSVSNVEGWAAGRAAADLASLNGRSEVTGARRPV encoded by the coding sequence GTGCGCGAGGCGTGGCGATCGCCACGGAAGGACGGGACTGCTGAGGCCGCCGCGGAGCTGACCGCCGCGGCCCTGGCCGCCCTGTCGCACGGCGACCACGACGCCTTCCGGGAGCGGACTTCCGCCCTCGCTGCGCACGCGGACGTTCACGGCTGGGCGCAGAGCGTGGACCGGTGCCTGGCCGGGCGGCTGCACCGGGCGGTCACCACCGCGTGGGAACGCGGCTGGCAGCCCGCCGACGTGGTCCGCTACACCGCGCGCAGCCGCTCCGCCCGGCACGCGCGGCTCGCGACGGACGCGGTCGCCGCCGAGATGCGCGGCTACTCCGCCGCGACCGTGGACGAGCGCTGGCACGAGCAGCTCGCCGACCTCGACGCCCGGGTCTGGTGGGGCGACGACCCGGACTACGCGGACGCCTGGTGCGCGCGCGAGGACGCCGGGCGCCGGACCTTCGTGGCCTGCACCGCCGAACTCGTCCATCTTCTGGAAAGCCTGCCCCGGCTCGCGAGGATCGGGCCGCCGCCGGGGAGCGCGCGGCGGGAGGTTCCGAGGCACCAGGCGCGCGACGTCGACCAGCGGATGCTCGGCAGGGTGAGGGCCCTGCTCGCGAAGGCGGAGTCGACCGAGTTCCCCGAAGAGGCGGAGGCGCTCAGCGCGCGCGCCCAGGAGCTCATCGCCCGCCACAGCATCGACAGCGCGCTGCTGGACGCCGAGTCGGGCGACGTGGCCGGGCCCGCCGGGTGCCGTGTTCCCGTGGACAACCCCTACGACGCGCCCAAGGCCGTCCTGCTGACGGTCGTGGCGGACGCCAATCACTGCCGGGCCGTCTGGCACCGCGAGCTCGGCTTCTCGACGGTGCTGGGCTTCCCCGCCGATCTGGCGGCCGTAGAGATTCTCTTCACGTCGCTGCTGGTGCAGGCGACGTCGGCGATGGTGCACGCGGGTCCCCGGCGGGACGCGCGCGGGCGTTCACGGACGCGGTCGTTCCGGCACGCGTTCCTCAACGCCTACGCGGCGCGGATCGGCGAGCGGCTGCAGGACGCGGCCGGCGGGGTCGCGGAGCGGGCCGCCGCCGAGCGGGAGGCGGCGGGCGCCGGCGGGAAGGATCCGCTTCCCGTGCTGGCGGCACGCGACGGGGCCGTCGACCGGGTCGTCGAAACGATGTTCCCGAATCTGGCCAAGGGACGGGCGGGGTCGGTGTCGAACGTCGAGGGCTGGGCGGCCGGGCGGGCGGCCGCGGACCTCGCCAGCCTGAACGGCCGTTCCGAGGTCACCGGGGCGCGGCGTCCCGTCTAG
- a CDS encoding aldo/keto reductase, which yields MRRLGIGLAAVGRPAYINVGRAEELPLNRGVDDLRRATWDLLDAAYAAGIRWMDAARSYGRAEEFLGGWLEDRAPHNVTVSSKWGYAYVGDWDIEAPVHELKEHSLARYRSQYAETRTLLGDRLSVYQVHSLTMDSTLFKDVRLQAAIAEAAAEGVRVGFSTSGPEQAETIRRAMALQVSGQRLFSTVQSTWNILETSAEEALREAHTDGLHVILKEVMANGKLALRPPMAARTVAFENRVQPDALAIAAALSRPWADTVLIGAVSPAQLEANLRAMGVSLDERELRVLARLSVPPERYWSERSTLPWT from the coding sequence ATGAGGCGACTGGGTATCGGGCTGGCGGCGGTGGGCCGGCCGGCGTACATCAATGTGGGCAGGGCGGAGGAACTGCCGCTGAACCGTGGCGTGGACGACCTGCGCCGGGCCACCTGGGACCTGCTGGACGCGGCGTACGCGGCGGGCATCCGCTGGATGGACGCGGCCAGGTCGTACGGCAGGGCGGAGGAGTTCCTCGGCGGCTGGCTCGAGGACCGGGCGCCCCACAACGTGACCGTGTCGAGCAAGTGGGGGTACGCGTACGTCGGGGACTGGGACATCGAAGCGCCGGTGCACGAGCTCAAAGAGCACAGCCTGGCGCGGTACCGGTCGCAGTACGCGGAGACCCGGACCCTGCTGGGAGACCGTCTGTCCGTCTACCAGGTGCATTCGCTCACCATGGACAGCACCCTCTTCAAGGACGTCCGGTTGCAGGCCGCGATCGCGGAGGCCGCCGCCGAAGGGGTCCGTGTGGGATTCTCCACATCGGGGCCCGAACAGGCCGAGACCATCCGGCGCGCCATGGCTCTGCAAGTGTCCGGTCAGCGCCTTTTCAGCACCGTCCAGTCGACCTGGAACATTCTGGAGACCTCGGCGGAGGAGGCATTGAGGGAAGCCCACACGGACGGGTTGCACGTGATCCTCAAAGAAGTGATGGCGAACGGGAAACTGGCCCTGAGACCGCCCATGGCGGCGCGGACGGTCGCGTTCGAGAACCGGGTCCAGCCGGACGCCCTCGCGATCGCGGCCGCACTGAGCCGTCCCTGGGCGGACACCGTCCTGATCGGCGCGGTCAGCCCCGCACAGCTCGAGGCGAACCTGCGGGCGATGGGCGTCTCGCTGGACGAACGGGAACTACGGGTGCTCGCGCGTCTCAGCGTCCCGCCGGAGCGCTACTGGTCCGAGCGGAGCACCCTTCCCTGGACCTGA
- a CDS encoding chromosomal replication initiator protein DnaA encodes MTKAIPGANMNRFVPDLSLAAVAGGLCRSACGALGCTAAAGVISIGAPAAAAEATAVGEPRPRRQLSADYGPASGRGVSSFRAQERPTGDQQPAARQAPTGARPPDRIGAAHTPAPAGHETSEPFERPTRPPAPPERHTKPATAVNGTETTRRGSAPPRTDAHLRPSPVHSPDGPVRPLETVLLLLLLFPVIAGICYPLRRRASARTPPAEPSPRTVLRCRPPFDPFTIDAVGLAGPGALATSRVMALAALGTHTPALVVIPRPDATRMFGLDEDEFLDEDITELFIPGNLDAALAYLETELTIRQKAGKPSVPRLLLIADCAGETDRIHALLARHPGGVSAILMGPWTGDRATVTAGGLVIGPPATTELPDRLPTMSTVQARDLLHAAAVPPPVRRRPSRRP; translated from the coding sequence GTGACCAAGGCGATCCCCGGGGCGAACATGAACCGTTTCGTGCCAGATCTCAGTCTCGCCGCCGTGGCCGGCGGCTTGTGCCGCTCCGCGTGCGGTGCGCTGGGCTGCACGGCTGCGGCCGGCGTCATTTCCATCGGCGCCCCCGCCGCGGCGGCGGAGGCGACCGCCGTCGGCGAGCCGCGGCCACGCCGGCAACTCTCCGCCGACTACGGCCCCGCCTCCGGCCGCGGCGTGTCCTCCTTCCGGGCGCAGGAGCGCCCCACGGGCGATCAGCAGCCCGCCGCCCGGCAGGCCCCCACCGGAGCCCGGCCCCCCGACCGGATCGGAGCCGCGCACACCCCCGCACCCGCCGGCCACGAGACGAGCGAACCCTTCGAGCGCCCCACCCGGCCCCCCGCGCCCCCGGAGCGTCACACGAAGCCCGCGACCGCCGTGAACGGCACCGAAACAACGAGGCGCGGTTCGGCCCCGCCTCGAACCGACGCACATCTGCGGCCATCGCCGGTTCATTCGCCCGATGGCCCTGTCCGCCCGTTGGAGACGGTCTTGCTTCTGCTCCTCCTTTTCCCGGTCATCGCGGGAATCTGCTACCCGCTGCGGCGTCGCGCTTCGGCCCGCACTCCACCCGCCGAGCCGTCTCCCCGCACCGTGCTCCGCTGCAGGCCCCCGTTCGACCCGTTCACGATCGACGCCGTGGGCCTTGCGGGCCCGGGAGCCCTCGCCACGTCCCGCGTGATGGCCCTCGCAGCGCTCGGAACGCACACCCCCGCGCTGGTCGTGATCCCCCGCCCCGACGCCACCAGGATGTTCGGTCTCGACGAGGACGAGTTCCTCGACGAGGACATAACCGAACTCTTCATCCCGGGGAACCTCGACGCCGCCCTGGCGTACCTCGAAACCGAACTGACCATCCGCCAGAAGGCCGGAAAGCCCTCGGTGCCCCGGTTGCTCCTCATCGCCGACTGCGCGGGCGAGACCGACCGGATCCATGCGCTTCTGGCCCGCCATCCGGGCGGGGTGTCGGCGATCCTGATGGGGCCCTGGACCGGTGACCGCGCGACCGTCACCGCGGGAGGCCTGGTGATCGGCCCCCCGGCCACGACGGAGTTGCCCGACCGCCTGCCGACGATGTCGACGGTGCAGGCCCGCGACCTCCTGCACGCCGCCGCCGTCCCCCCACCGGTCCGCAGGCGCCCTTCCCGCCGGCCCTGA